Proteins encoded by one window of Pseudomonas coleopterorum:
- a CDS encoding VOC family protein, translating to MIDHLDHIVLTTTDLPACQHFYVEVLGMQLETFGESRQAFRFGHQKINVHVRGHEFEPKAHLPVPGALDLCFIVSCTLEQVMDRLGAHAWPILEGPINRTGATGPIRSVYVRDPDLNLIELSEYVAD from the coding sequence ATGATCGATCATCTGGACCACATCGTACTTACCACCACCGATCTGCCCGCCTGCCAGCACTTCTATGTCGAAGTGCTGGGCATGCAACTGGAAACCTTCGGCGAAAGTCGCCAAGCGTTTCGGTTCGGCCATCAGAAGATCAACGTGCACGTGCGCGGCCATGAATTCGAACCCAAGGCACATCTGCCGGTTCCGGGTGCACTGGACCTGTGTTTCATTGTCAGTTGCACCCTGGAGCAGGTGATGGATCGTCTGGGAGCGCATGCGTGGCCCATCCTCGAAGGCCCAATCAACCGTACCGGGGCCACGGGCCCTATCCGTTCGGTGTACGTGCGCGACCCTGATCTGAACCTCATCGAACTATCCGAATATGTAGCGGACTGA
- a CDS encoding DUF1932 domain-containing protein: MKLVFIGFGEAAYHLATGLHTQADLQVGAYDAHADDPQRGAAIRQRAEHTRVTLFDSLENACQGARFIFCLTSASSALAVAERILPLLVAGQTYVDMNSAAPTVKQAIDALPRAEGVAFCDAAVMGTVPGNNHRVPMLLAGEGASVFAEAFTPYGMRLTVLDAEAGAASAIKMLKSVVMKGLPQLLIEAFQAGEKFGVLDTLVESLGESLDGKTVEQLANTFTARTLIHAKRRSAEMDDVVATLEDAGVDATMSRASHRQLEKLAATDWHTQLGENGSELDYRAAIRHLVNHR, encoded by the coding sequence ATGAAACTGGTCTTCATCGGGTTTGGCGAGGCCGCCTACCACCTGGCCACCGGTCTGCACACCCAAGCCGATCTGCAAGTCGGCGCCTACGATGCCCACGCAGACGATCCCCAACGCGGCGCGGCGATCCGCCAGCGCGCCGAGCACACCCGAGTCACGCTCTTCGACTCTCTGGAAAACGCCTGTCAAGGCGCCCGCTTCATCTTCTGTCTGACCAGTGCCAGCAGCGCCCTGGCAGTGGCCGAGCGCATCCTGCCGCTGCTCGTTGCCGGGCAAACCTACGTCGACATGAACTCGGCCGCGCCCACCGTCAAGCAGGCCATCGACGCATTGCCCAGGGCCGAAGGCGTGGCGTTCTGCGACGCCGCGGTCATGGGCACGGTGCCTGGCAACAATCACCGCGTGCCCATGTTGCTGGCAGGTGAGGGCGCATCGGTTTTTGCCGAAGCGTTCACGCCCTACGGCATGCGCCTGACCGTGCTCGACGCCGAGGCGGGCGCTGCGTCGGCGATCAAGATGCTCAAAAGCGTGGTGATGAAAGGCCTGCCGCAACTGCTGATCGAAGCCTTTCAGGCGGGGGAAAAGTTCGGCGTGCTCGACACCCTGGTCGAGTCGCTGGGCGAATCCCTCGATGGCAAGACCGTCGAGCAACTGGCCAACACCTTTACCGCCCGCACCCTGATCCACGCCAAGCGCCGTAGCGCCGAAATGGACGACGTGGTCGCCACCCTCGAAGACGCCGGGGTCGACGCCACCATGTCCCGGGCCAGCCATCGCCAGCTGGAAAAGCTCGCCGCCACCGACTGGCACACGCAACTGGGCGAGAACGGCAGCGAGCTGGACTACCGCGCCGCCATTCGCCACCTGGTCAACCATCGCTGA
- the pstS gene encoding phosphate ABC transporter substrate-binding protein PstS, with the protein MKSLMKSAALAVAVSLSASSMAFAAESVRLTGSGASFPAPIYLTWFKDFSKKSDGVTVDYQSKGSGAGVQDFLNKTVDFAASDSAMKDEDIAKVAEGAQLLPMTAGEIVLAYNLPGSPKGLKLPRDVYSNIFLGKITKWNDPQIVAANPDLKLTDMPITVVVRADSSGTTAVFTKHLATINPAFKADLGEGNTVNWPASDKFIKSPKNDGVTATVRQTPGAIGYIEYGFAKLAKVDFAVLQNKAGKYVVPNAESGAEALAAVKMPENLVAWLPDPEGEKSYPITTYTWMIFRKDNGNPAKAKAMRDMIEYSLTEGQKIADSMGYIPLPPSVVEQVRKASANIQ; encoded by the coding sequence ATGAAAAGTTTGATGAAGTCTGCCGCGCTCGCCGTTGCCGTTTCGCTCAGCGCCAGCTCCATGGCCTTCGCTGCTGAAAGCGTCCGGCTGACCGGCTCCGGCGCCAGCTTTCCCGCCCCGATCTACCTCACCTGGTTCAAGGACTTCAGCAAGAAATCCGATGGCGTGACCGTCGACTACCAGTCCAAGGGGAGCGGTGCGGGCGTACAGGACTTTTTGAACAAGACCGTCGATTTCGCCGCCAGCGACTCGGCCATGAAAGATGAAGACATCGCCAAGGTCGCCGAAGGCGCGCAGCTGCTGCCGATGACTGCAGGCGAGATCGTTCTGGCCTACAACCTGCCGGGCAGCCCCAAGGGCCTGAAACTGCCGCGCGACGTCTACTCCAACATCTTCCTGGGCAAGATCACCAAGTGGAACGATCCGCAGATCGTGGCCGCCAACCCGGACCTGAAACTCACCGACATGCCGATCACCGTGGTCGTGCGTGCCGACTCCAGCGGCACCACCGCGGTGTTCACCAAGCACCTGGCGACCATCAACCCGGCATTCAAGGCTGACCTGGGCGAGGGCAACACTGTCAACTGGCCTGCCAGCGACAAGTTCATCAAATCGCCCAAGAACGATGGCGTGACCGCCACCGTGCGCCAGACTCCGGGTGCGATCGGCTACATCGAATACGGCTTCGCCAAGCTGGCCAAGGTCGACTTCGCCGTGCTGCAGAACAAGGCCGGCAAGTACGTGGTACCGAACGCCGAGAGCGGCGCCGAGGCCTTGGCCGCGGTGAAGATGCCGGAAAACCTGGTGGCCTGGCTGCCGGACCCCGAGGGCGAGAAGTCCTACCCGATCACCACCTACACCTGGATGATCTTCCGCAAGGACAACGGTAACCCGGCAAAAGCCAAGGCCATGCGCGACATGATCGAGTACAGCCTGACCGAAGGTCAGAAGATCGCCGACTCGATGGGCTACATCCCGCTGCCGCCGTCGGTTGTCGAGCAGGTTCGCAAAGCCAGCGCCAACATTCAGTGA
- a CDS encoding RraA family protein, with protein MNTEHYLPLPERIPQDLLDRFRKLSPAQLCDGMAKLGIARNGAMDADLMPLDERKVMLGTAYTVDTEDGDNFPIHVAVYQGQPGYVLVVAGKGYPGRAYIGDLMAGAAQAVGLTGLVIDGCVRDKVPLAELDIPVYAKGFMQRSPGKQGPGKINTTVTCAGVEVAAGDLVFGDYDGVTVVPRARLLEVLEASEKKSAYEEQRREVIDHYVRCRDGGEPLPELAPDWVTQLLQGR; from the coding sequence ATGAATACCGAACACTATCTGCCCCTGCCTGAACGGATCCCCCAAGACCTGCTCGACCGATTTCGCAAGCTCAGTCCCGCCCAGTTGTGCGATGGCATGGCCAAGCTGGGCATCGCCCGCAACGGCGCCATGGACGCCGACCTGATGCCGCTCGACGAGCGCAAGGTCATGCTCGGCACCGCGTACACCGTCGACACCGAAGACGGCGACAACTTTCCGATTCACGTGGCCGTGTATCAGGGACAACCGGGCTATGTGCTGGTGGTCGCCGGCAAGGGCTATCCGGGGCGGGCCTACATCGGCGACCTGATGGCCGGCGCTGCGCAGGCCGTCGGGCTCACCGGGCTGGTCATCGATGGCTGCGTGCGCGACAAGGTGCCGCTCGCCGAGCTGGACATCCCCGTCTACGCCAAAGGCTTCATGCAGCGCAGTCCGGGCAAGCAGGGGCCCGGCAAGATCAACACCACCGTGACCTGCGCCGGTGTCGAGGTGGCAGCGGGCGATCTGGTGTTCGGCGACTACGACGGCGTCACCGTAGTGCCGCGGGCACGCCTGCTGGAAGTGCTCGAAGCATCGGAAAAGAAGAGCGCTTACGAAGAGCAGCGCCGTGAAGTGATCGACCACTACGTGCGCTGCCGCGATGGCGGCGAGCCGCTGCCCGAGCTGGCACCCGACTGGGTCACCCAATTGCTGCAGGGCCGCTGA
- a CDS encoding haloacid dehalogenase type II — MNPVFDQVAFLGFDVFGTVVDWRTSVAREVEPFLARHAISVDPLQFASDWRGLYQPSMEEVRSGRRQYVTLDVLNRENLDTVLTRHGVDLAAIPGQQRDELTRAWERLDPWPDSVAGLTRLKRRFAIGALSNGHIAGMLNLARYAGLPWDVIGGAELSRSYKPQAVTYQRTIAAVGRLPEETAMVAAHNDDLVAARENGMRTVFVCRPTEYGAQQTKDLAPTQAWDIVVSSLTEAADALGC, encoded by the coding sequence ATGAACCCTGTGTTCGATCAGGTCGCTTTCCTGGGTTTCGACGTATTCGGTACCGTCGTCGACTGGCGTACCAGCGTGGCACGGGAGGTGGAACCCTTTCTGGCGCGTCATGCCATTTCAGTCGATCCGTTGCAGTTCGCCAGCGATTGGCGCGGGCTGTATCAGCCCTCGATGGAGGAGGTGAGGTCGGGGCGGCGGCAATACGTGACATTGGATGTGCTCAACCGCGAGAACCTGGACACGGTGCTAACGCGACATGGCGTGGACCTGGCCGCTATCCCGGGCCAGCAGCGCGACGAGCTGACCAGGGCATGGGAACGCCTCGACCCGTGGCCCGACTCCGTGGCCGGGCTCACCCGACTCAAGCGCAGGTTCGCCATCGGCGCGCTGTCCAACGGGCACATTGCCGGGATGCTCAACCTGGCCCGATATGCCGGTCTGCCTTGGGACGTGATTGGCGGTGCAGAACTGAGCCGCTCCTACAAGCCGCAGGCGGTGACCTATCAACGGACCATCGCCGCCGTGGGGCGTTTGCCTGAGGAAACCGCGATGGTCGCCGCGCACAACGACGATCTGGTCGCGGCCCGGGAAAACGGCATGCGCACGGTATTCGTCTGCCGGCCCACCGAGTACGGAGCCCAGCAGACCAAGGATCTGGCTCCGACCCAGGCGTGGGACATCGTCGTCAGCTCATTGACTGAAGCGGCCGACGCGCTGGGGTGCTGA
- the pstA gene encoding phosphate ABC transporter permease PstA — translation MNSLSTPTAALPSLQRKFEGRALRSLVLTTLVWAGALIASVPLLSVLYMLITRGGARLSLEVFTELPPTGFETGGGFGNAMAGTFVMVGIAAAIAVPVGIMAAVFLAELGPDSKLANAARFAAKMLTGLPSILAGVFAYALVVMTTGTYSAPAGGVALAVLMLPIVVLTAEESMKMVPKVMKDAAYGMGCTRSQVIWKIILPTGMPAILTGVMLAVARAAGETAPLLFTALFSNYWIYHDGSLAVMNPTASLAVLIYNFSGMPFDNQLELAWAASLVLVMIVLFVNIVSRVFGKPKF, via the coding sequence ATGAACAGCCTGAGCACGCCCACCGCCGCCTTGCCCAGTCTGCAACGCAAGTTCGAAGGCCGCGCCCTGCGCAGCCTGGTGCTGACGACCCTGGTCTGGGCGGGCGCGCTGATTGCCAGCGTGCCGCTGCTGTCGGTGCTGTACATGCTGATCACCCGCGGTGGGGCGCGTTTGAGCCTCGAGGTGTTCACCGAACTGCCACCCACCGGTTTCGAGACCGGCGGCGGCTTCGGCAACGCCATGGCCGGTACCTTCGTGATGGTCGGCATCGCTGCGGCGATCGCCGTGCCGGTCGGCATCATGGCGGCGGTGTTTCTGGCCGAACTGGGTCCGGACAGCAAGCTGGCCAACGCCGCGCGCTTCGCGGCGAAAATGCTCACCGGGCTGCCGTCGATCCTGGCCGGGGTATTCGCCTATGCGCTGGTGGTGATGACCACCGGTACCTATTCGGCCCCTGCGGGCGGTGTGGCCCTGGCGGTGCTGATGCTGCCGATCGTGGTGCTGACCGCCGAAGAGTCGATGAAGATGGTGCCCAAGGTGATGAAAGACGCCGCCTATGGCATGGGCTGCACGCGCTCCCAGGTGATCTGGAAGATCATTCTGCCCACCGGCATGCCAGCGATTCTTACCGGGGTCATGCTCGCCGTGGCACGCGCCGCCGGGGAAACCGCGCCGCTGTTGTTCACCGCGCTGTTCAGCAACTACTGGATCTACCACGACGGCAGCCTGGCGGTCATGAACCCCACCGCGTCGCTGGCCGTACTGATCTACAACTTTTCCGGCATGCCCTTCGACAACCAGTTGGAGCTCGCCTGGGCGGCCTCCCTCGTGTTGGTGATGATCGTGCTGTTTGTGAACATTGTCAGTCGTGTTTTCGGCAAGCCCAAGTTCTGA
- the pstC gene encoding phosphate ABC transporter permease subunit PstC, giving the protein MNSPFVVPDNPNSACQPPSTKDFLVDRTFRALARVGVVLILAVVFALIFEVGRKALPGMEKHGFDVLFGSVWDVNQGKYGILPAIWGTLYSAFIALVIAGIFGISMAIFLTQDFLPTKLASVFRTIVELLAAIPSVVYGLWGIYVVIPAIRPLTTWLHTELSWIPFFGTSLSGPGLLPAALVLAIMILPTIAAVSQDALTAVPMKTKQAAYGMGTTHWEAILKVMVPSAATGIFGSLVLGLGRALGETMALAMLVGNANNISLSLFAPANTLAALLALNFPEAGPGEIEVLMYAALVLMLITLIVNVIGSMLMVYAQRGTK; this is encoded by the coding sequence ATGAACAGCCCTTTCGTTGTACCGGATAATCCGAACTCAGCCTGCCAGCCGCCTTCGACGAAGGACTTTCTGGTCGACCGCACGTTTCGTGCGCTTGCGCGCGTCGGTGTGGTACTGATTCTGGCCGTGGTATTTGCCCTGATTTTCGAAGTAGGGCGCAAGGCACTGCCCGGCATGGAAAAACATGGCTTCGACGTGCTGTTCGGCAGCGTGTGGGACGTCAACCAGGGCAAGTACGGCATTCTGCCGGCCATCTGGGGTACGCTCTACAGCGCCTTCATCGCACTGGTCATCGCCGGTATCTTCGGCATCAGCATGGCGATCTTCCTGACCCAGGATTTCCTTCCAACCAAGCTGGCTTCCGTGTTCCGTACCATCGTCGAGCTCCTCGCTGCCATTCCCAGCGTGGTCTACGGCCTGTGGGGCATCTATGTGGTGATCCCGGCCATTCGTCCGCTGACCACCTGGCTGCACACCGAACTGAGCTGGATCCCCTTTTTCGGCACATCGCTGAGCGGACCGGGCCTGCTGCCTGCCGCGCTGGTGCTGGCCATCATGATTCTACCGACCATCGCTGCCGTGTCTCAGGACGCCCTGACCGCCGTGCCGATGAAAACCAAGCAAGCGGCCTATGGCATGGGCACCACCCACTGGGAAGCGATCCTCAAGGTCATGGTGCCGTCTGCCGCGACGGGCATTTTCGGCTCGCTGGTGCTGGGCCTGGGCCGGGCCCTGGGTGAAACCATGGCCTTGGCGATGCTCGTGGGTAACGCCAACAACATCTCGCTGTCGCTGTTCGCTCCGGCCAACACGCTGGCGGCGCTGCTGGCGCTGAACTTCCCGGAAGCCGGACCGGGCGAGATCGAAGTGCTGATGTACGCAGCCCTGGTGCTGATGCTGATCACCCTGATCGTCAACGTCATCGGCTCCATGCTCATGGTCTACGCACAACGGGGGACTAAATGA
- a CDS encoding CitMHS family transporter codes for MLTILGYTLITSFLLLVIRQKLSPFTGLIVVSLAVGVLVCLLSGVPLEMIIKWIREGLFYSQGADGKVSLGTVNPTVMILFAVLYFSLMMNVGLFDPLCTYLIRKANGDPLKIILVTAFTSSVVTLDGDGTTTILIITTAFLPLYKQMGMKLSNLAMLIILPCGLGNCLPWGGPLARAAAVLNLEVNTLFVAILPILGVSFIYVFGMAYLMGIKERKRLGFVAGEKVIVTAEQIADMVTVIEDHDKELKRPKLFLFNLALTVVMLVILIAGWASGAVVFMLGTALALTVNYTAVEQRERITANGGDAVAVASIILAAGCFLGIFNGSGMAGAVAEHMASLIPESMGSHTALIFAFLGALACYALPVDAYYFGILPVVAPIAYSFGITPTEIGVASFMGQALRYASPTVAWLFLLMNRTEMTFGEYQKEFFKWSLPMFGIFLVTAIVTGELPIG; via the coding sequence ATGCTGACCATTCTGGGCTATACGTTGATCACGTCGTTCCTGCTGCTGGTGATCAGGCAGAAACTTTCGCCCTTCACTGGCTTGATCGTCGTCTCACTGGCGGTCGGGGTGCTGGTGTGCCTGCTCAGCGGTGTGCCGCTGGAGATGATCATCAAGTGGATCAGGGAGGGCCTGTTCTATTCCCAGGGCGCAGACGGCAAGGTCTCTCTGGGCACCGTGAACCCGACGGTGATGATTCTGTTCGCCGTACTGTATTTCAGCCTGATGATGAACGTGGGGCTGTTCGACCCGCTGTGCACGTACCTGATCCGCAAGGCCAACGGCGACCCGCTGAAGATCATCCTGGTGACGGCATTCACCTCCTCGGTGGTGACCCTGGACGGTGACGGCACCACCACCATCCTGATCATTACCACCGCGTTCCTACCGCTGTACAAGCAGATGGGCATGAAGCTGTCCAACCTGGCCATGCTGATCATCCTGCCGTGCGGGCTGGGCAACTGCCTGCCCTGGGGCGGTCCGCTGGCACGGGCGGCGGCGGTGCTGAACCTTGAGGTCAACACGCTGTTCGTGGCGATCCTGCCGATTCTGGGGGTGTCGTTCATCTACGTGTTCGGCATGGCATACCTGATGGGCATCAAGGAGCGCAAGCGCCTGGGCTTCGTTGCCGGTGAAAAGGTCATTGTCACCGCCGAGCAGATCGCCGACATGGTCACGGTCATCGAAGACCACGACAAGGAACTGAAGCGGCCCAAGCTGTTTCTGTTCAACCTGGCACTGACGGTGGTCATGCTGGTGATCCTCATCGCCGGCTGGGCCAGTGGCGCGGTGGTGTTCATGCTGGGCACGGCACTGGCACTGACCGTCAACTACACCGCAGTGGAGCAGCGCGAGCGCATCACCGCCAACGGCGGCGATGCAGTGGCGGTGGCATCGATCATTCTGGCGGCGGGCTGCTTCCTCGGCATCTTCAACGGCAGCGGCATGGCCGGCGCGGTGGCCGAGCACATGGCCAGCCTGATTCCCGAATCGATGGGCAGCCACACGGCGCTGATCTTCGCCTTCCTCGGCGCGCTGGCCTGCTACGCATTGCCGGTGGATGCGTACTATTTCGGCATCCTGCCAGTGGTCGCGCCGATCGCGTACAGCTTTGGCATCACCCCCACCGAAATCGGCGTTGCTTCGTTCATGGGCCAGGCGCTGCGCTACGCCAGCCCCACCGTGGCCTGGCTGTTCCTGCTGATGAACCGCACCGAGATGACCTTCGGTGAATACCAGAAGGAGTTCTTCAAGTGGTCGCTGCCGATGTTCGGGATCTTTCTGGTCACGGCAATCGTGACCGGCGAACTGCCGATCGGTTGA
- a CDS encoding carbohydrate kinase family protein, producing the protein MNRQLPAVVVFGEALTDLVQHAPGRWQGYPGGAPWNVARAMSRLGVSTAFAGSISTDSLGDELFRQSEAAGLDMRFLQRIDADPLVAIVPSSHPPRYFFAGEADLHFDVQLLPAGWLEAAQLCHFSCISLARQPLGDRLVEVARQVKRHGKLISYDPNWRNLMDSRYREVTFPAMVELADIIKLSDEDLRQIYPGLSEEQALQQLREMNANAQVLFTRGADGMVLFTLGSKVEQAAIAVEVADTVGAGDASMAGWLASGLLGIEAAQARLAFSAACASVSCANAGAYAPNREEVEQLLAR; encoded by the coding sequence ATGAACAGGCAACTGCCCGCAGTCGTGGTGTTTGGTGAAGCACTCACCGACCTGGTCCAACATGCACCCGGGCGCTGGCAGGGCTATCCGGGTGGCGCGCCGTGGAACGTGGCGCGGGCCATGAGTCGCCTTGGGGTCTCGACGGCGTTCGCCGGTTCGATCAGTACCGATTCGCTGGGGGATGAGCTGTTCAGGCAGTCCGAAGCCGCAGGCCTGGACATGCGTTTCCTGCAGCGTATCGACGCCGATCCGTTGGTGGCGATCGTGCCCTCCAGCCACCCTCCCCGTTATTTTTTCGCCGGCGAGGCCGATCTGCATTTTGACGTTCAGCTTTTGCCAGCGGGCTGGCTGGAAGCTGCGCAACTCTGCCATTTCAGCTGCATCAGCCTGGCGCGCCAGCCACTGGGTGACAGGCTGGTGGAAGTGGCTCGGCAGGTGAAGCGACACGGCAAGCTGATCAGCTACGACCCCAACTGGCGCAACCTGATGGACAGCCGTTACCGCGAGGTAACCTTTCCGGCCATGGTGGAACTGGCGGACATCATCAAGCTGTCGGATGAAGACTTGCGTCAGATCTATCCCGGTTTGAGCGAAGAACAGGCCCTGCAGCAGCTGCGCGAGATGAACGCGAACGCTCAGGTACTGTTCACCCGTGGCGCCGATGGCATGGTGTTATTCACCCTGGGCAGCAAGGTCGAGCAGGCCGCCATCGCCGTCGAGGTGGCCGACACCGTGGGTGCCGGCGACGCGAGCATGGCAGGCTGGCTGGCTTCGGGCCTGTTGGGCATCGAAGCGGCGCAGGCGCGCCTGGCCTTCTCTGCGGCATGTGCTTCGGTGTCCTGCGCCAATGCCGGCGCTTATGCACCCAATCGTGAAGAAGTCGAACAGCTCTTGGCGCGTTGA
- the pstB gene encoding phosphate ABC transporter ATP-binding protein PstB has translation MDCKLDKIFYGNFMAVRDSHVPIEKNKITGFIGPSGCGKSTVLRSLNRMNDLVKGFRFEGHVHFLGQDVYGKGVDPVVVRRYIGMVFQQPNPFSMSIFDNVAFGLRLNRYKGDLGDRVKHALQGAALWDEVKDKLKVSGLSLSGGQQQRLCIARAIATEPEVLLLDEPCSALDPIATRRVEELMVELKKDYTIALVTHNMQQAIRVADTTAFFSVDISQGTRTGYLVEMGPTAQIFENPREQMTGDYISGKFS, from the coding sequence ATGGACTGCAAGCTCGACAAGATTTTCTACGGCAACTTCATGGCCGTGCGTGACAGCCACGTGCCCATCGAGAAGAACAAGATCACCGGCTTCATCGGCCCCTCGGGCTGTGGCAAGAGCACCGTGCTGCGCAGTTTGAACCGCATGAACGACCTGGTGAAAGGCTTTCGCTTCGAAGGCCACGTGCACTTCCTGGGTCAGGACGTGTACGGCAAGGGCGTGGACCCGGTGGTGGTGCGCCGTTACATCGGCATGGTGTTCCAGCAGCCCAACCCGTTTTCCATGAGCATCTTCGACAACGTCGCCTTCGGCCTGCGGCTGAACCGCTACAAGGGCGACCTGGGCGATCGGGTCAAGCACGCGCTGCAGGGTGCCGCGCTGTGGGACGAGGTCAAGGACAAGCTCAAGGTCAGCGGCCTGTCGCTGTCCGGTGGCCAGCAACAGCGTTTGTGCATCGCCCGCGCCATTGCCACCGAGCCCGAAGTGCTGCTGCTCGACGAGCCGTGTTCGGCGCTCGATCCGATCGCCACGCGCCGGGTCGAGGAACTGATGGTGGAGCTCAAGAAGGATTACACCATCGCCCTGGTCACCCACAACATGCAGCAGGCTATCCGCGTCGCCGACACGACCGCGTTTTTCTCGGTGGACATCTCCCAGGGCACGCGCACCGGATACCTGGTTGAAATGGGCCCGACCGCGCAGATATTCGAGAACCCGCGCGAACAGATGACCGGTGATTACATCAGCGGCAAGTTCAGCTGA
- a CDS encoding sigma 54-interacting transcriptional regulator, translating to MQGKLAVISPSTTLTAVMNQVLERRGLTVAVVEAAQHQAVLMAQQALDAGASVLISRGKTASVLRERFQVPIVEVRHTFFDCINAYHQALKVSQRIAFLATSDGYAAILEKARPFMPAVTICSIDPFGSAQSTDLQLDRLQAEGIEVAIGGLSLEPAVRARGLRYVMSEADADAAVDAIDEALHLLRIEQERLHKRLELQGRYEMIRSILDCVSEGIFSIDSDGVITNMNNVATQYLGAVGCGDKVAGLLPQDYFARVLDKGEAVRGALINLGRLSLTLSIAPITLGQQVIGAVATLQKQTEIKAIEQKMRRQLARQHVAENTFASIIGSSPALAKAKRLAQTFAAVDSTVMIEGETGTGKELFAQSIHNASKRRHGPFVAINCAAFAPGVLESELFGYVKGAFTGALAEGKAGVFELAHTGTIFLDEISETSAEIQLKLLRTLQERKVVRIGDDKVTPVDIRIITASNKRLPQLVAQGLFREDFFYRICVLKLQLPALRERRQDIPELVTHLLASSGIPAAPPGPQLLARLSAHEWPGNIRQLGNIVERLAVMSQGRDMSGAWVEEALEDLPPIAPATPGIARSEQQVLLDTLQSVRGNREQAARLLQISTTTLWRRMRKYQAADPQAFAATRLYGPQESSVKG from the coding sequence ATGCAGGGCAAACTGGCCGTCATCTCCCCCTCCACCACCCTTACTGCCGTGATGAACCAGGTATTGGAACGACGCGGCCTGACCGTGGCCGTGGTGGAGGCCGCGCAGCACCAGGCGGTACTGATGGCGCAACAGGCGCTCGATGCGGGCGCCAGTGTGCTGATCAGCCGCGGCAAGACCGCCAGCGTGCTGCGCGAGCGCTTCCAGGTGCCGATCGTGGAGGTGCGTCATACCTTTTTCGATTGCATCAATGCCTACCACCAGGCGCTGAAGGTGTCGCAGCGGATCGCCTTCCTGGCCACCTCGGACGGTTACGCCGCCATCCTGGAAAAGGCCCGGCCCTTCATGCCGGCGGTGACCATCTGCTCGATCGACCCGTTCGGCAGCGCCCAGAGCACCGACCTGCAACTCGACCGTCTGCAGGCCGAAGGCATCGAAGTGGCCATCGGCGGTCTGTCGCTGGAGCCGGCCGTCAGGGCGCGCGGCCTGCGCTACGTGATGTCCGAGGCCGATGCCGACGCCGCCGTCGATGCCATCGACGAAGCCCTGCACCTGCTGCGCATCGAGCAGGAGCGTCTGCACAAGCGGCTGGAACTGCAGGGCCGCTACGAAATGATCCGCTCCATCCTCGATTGCGTGTCCGAAGGCATTTTCAGCATCGACAGCGATGGGGTCATTACCAACATGAACAATGTCGCCACCCAGTACCTGGGAGCCGTAGGCTGTGGCGACAAGGTGGCCGGTCTGCTGCCCCAGGATTACTTCGCCCGGGTGCTGGACAAGGGCGAGGCGGTGCGTGGCGCCCTCATCAATCTGGGGCGCCTGTCGCTGACCCTGAGCATCGCGCCGATCACTTTGGGCCAACAGGTGATCGGCGCCGTCGCAACCCTGCAGAAGCAGACTGAAATCAAAGCCATCGAGCAGAAAATGCGCCGGCAACTTGCGCGCCAGCATGTGGCCGAGAACACCTTCGCTTCGATCATCGGTAGCAGTCCGGCACTGGCCAAGGCCAAGCGGCTGGCGCAGACCTTCGCTGCGGTGGACAGCACGGTGATGATCGAAGGCGAAACCGGAACCGGCAAAGAGCTGTTCGCCCAGAGCATTCACAACGCCTCGAAACGCCGCCACGGTCCGTTCGTGGCGATCAACTGCGCAGCCTTCGCGCCTGGCGTGCTGGAGAGCGAGCTGTTCGGCTATGTAAAAGGCGCTTTCACCGGTGCCCTGGCCGAGGGCAAGGCCGGTGTGTTCGAGCTGGCTCACACCGGCACGATCTTTCTCGACGAGATCAGCGAAACATCGGCGGAAATCCAGCTCAAACTGCTGCGCACGCTGCAGGAGCGCAAGGTGGTGCGAATCGGCGACGACAAGGTCACGCCGGTGGACATTCGCATCATCACCGCCAGCAACAAACGCCTACCGCAGTTGGTCGCCCAGGGGTTGTTTCGCGAGGACTTCTTCTACCGCATCTGCGTGCTCAAACTGCAATTGCCTGCCCTGCGCGAACGCCGTCAGGACATTCCGGAACTGGTCACCCACCTGCTGGCCAGCTCAGGCATCCCCGCTGCGCCCCCTGGGCCGCAGCTGCTGGCGCGGCTGAGCGCCCACGAATGGCCGGGCAACATTCGACAGCTGGGCAATATCGTCGAACGTCTGGCGGTCATGAGCCAGGGCCGCGACATGAGCGGCGCCTGGGTGGAAGAAGCACTGGAAGACTTGCCCCCGATCGCCCCGGCCACCCCTGGAATCGCCCGCAGCGAGCAGCAGGTGCTGCTCGACACGTTGCAGAGCGTGCGAGGCAACCGCGAACAGGCGGCGCGGCTGTTGCAGATCAGCACCACGACCCTGTGGCGGCGCATGAGGAAGTATCAGGCGGCGGACCCGCAGGCCTTCGCCGCGACCCGTCTATACGGGCCGCAGGAATCATCGGTGAAGGGCTAG